The DNA region AAATTAACCCCGATCAGCCAATTGGAAACCTCGCCCATCGTCCGATGAGGTGGACATTCTGCTGGGCCGATAGATGGAGGGAGCCAGTCTCGAGCCAGTGAAGCAAAACAGTCGATGAAGAGACAAGTCATTTGATTACTCAGCACCCCCTCGCTGGGAATGCAACCTGCCCAATTTCTATGCTACAACAAAGCCGCAAATGACGCCATCAGTGGCATTCCTGGATCAGGAAATTCAACACCTCACGGCAGGGCCTTGAACCCTGAGCCTTGACCACACTCTGGGTCATTTTCTGCTCCATCATGACATTCCATATCTAGGCACCTCGGCAGTCTTTATGTGCCTCAATCTTGGAGTTAACAGAAGGCGCAGTTGCTGCTGGCTTCGTGAGCTGAACCATACTTCACAAGCTGGTGGTCTTGTCTGTGCTAGAGCTTGGCCTTTCTTGACAGCTGCAGCGACCCTTGTTCTTGGATTGAGATTGTGCCGACTGGTCGTGGATCGGAGTTGGGGTTCTAGAGCTTGTTAGGTATCGAGGTCTTGGACGCCGTGCCaactccatcaccctctcctacAACTGCGGCATGTGTTGACTAGGTATACCGTCTTCCAACAATGTTTATGATTAGGGGAAGTTGAGACGTGAGTGATGCCATGAAGGACGGGGTGGTGCGGGCGGATAACCTCGAACGGTCCGTAAGCCAGCCACAGATGCCACCAACGTGTTACACCTGCCTCTTCACCGTTCCAGACCCAGATTCTCTCTAAGCTGGCATCAGAACCTATCTCTTGAACCTAGAAATAAGCGTGAACTGTGTATTCTGAGGCCGGATTTGAACACAATTCATTTAAAAGTAAAACCGTACGTTGTATTCCAAGGGTCGGTCTTTACTTGTGAAGGCTTGTTGGGATAATTTTTTTAATCGGCGTGCCTTATTCCATACTAACGTAGAGTCAGAGTAAGAAGTTCCGAGTATGGATACGGACAAGCAAGAGTCGATGTTGGGTTATATAAAGTCGACAAGTTGGACCAGAGGAATAGTATCACCCTAACCGTGCGGTAGATTGAACAGTCCCACTTGTCGTTACTCGGCGCCTTGCCTGGTCAATCATAACCTCTTTTGGGTTCTTCGTTTTATTTTGTGCCACTGCAAGTTACACAATCTCGGACTCGACCTCGGGTACGTGCCTTCCTTCTGTTGCATAGCCAGAATGCCAAGTACCTTCCTCGGACTTCAGGTTTTCTGTTTTCCGTTCCTGATCATCTTTTCCCCGCGTTGGTTTCCACCTTAAACCAAAACCAGACTCGATACCGCCGGCCGCTATGATGTTTGCTATTATTGCCGTATTATTATTGctcctttctttctccaccgccgacaaccccatcaccatcaaatCCTTCTCACTTTTTCTTCAGCAACGCCAATGCGTCCAACTTTGTCTTTGGCAACCAGTTACGAGCTCGAGAGATGTGGCAGTCGGTATCGGGTGCGCCGAACCATGGGTTAACGAATGCTTCTGCCAGAGGGAGCTGGCCGGCAAGGCCTCCACGTTCATCTCCAACTGCGTAGCCAGTCGATGCGGGAGTCCACAGGAGATTGCTCCCTCGAGCGGGCCTGTTGCTAGTGGTTTGAGTGTTTACAACTCCTACTGCCAGGAAAACGGGCTGCCTATACCAACCGTCGCGTCGATCTGGAGCTTTGATGCGTACAGTGCCCTGCCGCAGTGCGGCCGCCTGTGCTTCTGGCGTGCAAATAGGGACACTTATGATTTAATGCCACAAATGGGGTGTGGGGAACCTTGGGACAATGGGTGTTTGTGTGATAGGGAGAACAACGAAGAGAGAATAACAAGGGGGAAAGCTTTCATGACCGAGTGTATAGCTAGCCGGTGCGGGACAAGCCAAGATGGAATCTTGACTGAGGCATTGAGGGCATGGGGGGATTATTGTGGGAGTGCTGGGTTGTCGTTGGTGGCCATCACTGAGGGAGCCACCGTTGATTCATCAGTGACAACCATAAGCATCGCTGTAGGACCCTCCCAGACAGACATCCAAACCGGAGAACCTGAAACAGGTAGGTTACCTTATCTGGTCCTGGCACTGTCGGTGAGATTATCAAAGCGATGGCTAACCTTTTGTTTGCTCATAGGCCAAATCTCTACTGGAGCGATTGTTGGAATAGTTGTGGGGGGTGTTGCAACTGTCGCTGCTGTTGTGATCGCTGCGGCGCTGATCATGTACAGAAAACGGCAGAACAAGGCAAACACAGACAGATACGGCGCAGTAGAAAACCTGTCACCTCCGCAGAATGACAACAATCAAGTTGGGGGGGCGAGAATAATGCACGAAAAACCGGCCGAGCCAGAGGTTGCAGAGGTCGCGGGCGCAAGACATGAACTATGGAATCGAGATGTGCACCGGCGCACCTTGGAGCTACCGGCATAATACTTCTGGGAGCGTTGTTTAACACAAATATCATGAACTTGTGTGGAGTTGGATGCTTGGGAATTGGGCATAA from Podospora pseudoanserina strain CBS 124.78 chromosome 1, whole genome shotgun sequence includes:
- a CDS encoding hypothetical protein (EggNog:ENOG503P7JA) translates to MMFAIIAVLLLLLSFSTADNPITIKSFSLFLQQRQCVQLCLWQPVTSSRDVAVGIGCAEPWVNECFCQRELAGKASTFISNCVASRCGSPQEIAPSSGPVASGLSVYNSYCQENGLPIPTVASIWSFDAYSALPQCGRLCFWRANRDTYDLMPQMGCGEPWDNGCLCDRENNEERITRGKAFMTECIASRCGTSQDGILTEALRAWGDYCGSAGLSLVAITEGATVDSSVTTISIAVGPSQTDIQTGEPETGQISTGAIVGIVVGGVATVAAVVIAAALIMYRKRQNKANTDRYGAVENLSPPQNDNNQVGGARIMHEKPAEPEVAEVAGARHELWNRDVHRRTLELPA